From the Huiozyma naganishii CBS 8797 chromosome 2, complete genome genome, one window contains:
- the TOR1 gene encoding phosphatidylinositol kinase-related protein kinase TOR1 (similar to Saccharomyces cerevisiae TOR1 (YJR066W) and TOR2 (YKL203C); ancestral locus Anc_1.515): MTAIVKYHWVTSIRPLLYQRGARYLEANCCIHCLVCGFWLWQSRIGERGTGNCRDMEYSGQLLNGEDAVGSMSRVVPLNLVQSGIVSQSGALAASVREHGARDSQQTFLGLTAQPDLLGTDPNATLSMLDSIMAKLKSPHTEERLVAVKYLETSIVLLARESSAEDFQQVESFINNRVVSMIKGSSSNERIGGILAVNALIRFYSDIEELPRNAMKLTNALRALIPSSDIEVMRLAADTMWKLALPGNPLMSDFVEMEIKNCTEWLTTSPENTIFNSKQENKKHAAILLIGALAANSPYTVAPYVTTILDNIWRALRDSRAVLRADAAKTVENCLLIVKRRDRVLLTQWIERLLDSCSHELTLHTTESIHSSLLIYKVALRIGDQCLAQYYDAIFQASWNFRDIKTDLIREETYNILPMLALNDVSQFSANYLDQTMLSLLKKLQNPAISALNKKDLPLIFKCIGDIAAVVGIAIDPYIVAILDAIRAALNMKYKNRMNFERETFYCIANLAIASGSMMARQIDDSLLDSMLNCPLSDYMQRSLETINEKIPELEPIISSRLLDLISCTLSGNKFCLPGSPSGLKLFSAKTARIWRNENDLRQKGKINDDANDTKIVIQALCMLQTINYKYPMTEFVRGTIISYIEHNDPRVRELAAVTSCDLFVRDDICRQTSANSLNAVSEVLSKLLTVAITDMVPEIRLQIVRHMNPCFDVQLVQPENIRLLFALLNDEVFAIRVEVLRVIGRLTSVNPAYVVPSLRKALLQLLTELKYVKIPRKNEECLTMLYTLISSTKEITKPYIDPILTILILKMQDISSSVSATALKAVGELSIVGAKDMLGYLKELMPLIINALRDQSNSYKRNAALKAFGQLSSSSGYVIDPFLDFPEILTVLINILKSEATQNVKRETVRLIGTLGALDPYKHREVEETSKNSMALEQNTPSIDIALLMQNVSPSNDEYYPTVVITILLKILKDNSLISHHTAVIQAIVQIFQTLKLRCVTFLGQIIPAMIEVMNSCSYSLLDFYFQQMGVLISIVKQHIRPHADEILTVIQKYLETPKLQLTIITVIETLCSALKMEFRKYIPTTLTQFLNILEGDKTPDKTASIAILHCLLTFDDNLEEYTYLIVPTIIKLAEFSTTSLKRTAIITLGKLTRSISLSDMSSRIVHTSVRSLDTRDPETIRLTMNTLILLLLQLNEEFTVFIPVVNKALIKNNIKHSVYDELVHKTLNKEPLPPAVVLDQDFEKSSQENNEVEQEPKKLQINQSLLKSTWDCTQQRTKEDWQEWLRRLSIQLLKESPSHSLRACAGLAGVYPPLAKELINAAFASIWNELFTQYQEDLIQSLCLALSSPQNPPEIHQTLLNLVEFMEHDDKPLPIPSQKLGQYAEMCHAYAKALHFKEVKFVQEPIDNAIVESLISINNQIYQNDAAVGILKFAQKHHNLQLQETWYEKLQRWDDALQAYTKRAEAGETSTEVVIGHMRSLHALSDWDNLSKVALDKWDMADSTMQKSIAPLAAGAAWSLGDWNNIKKYIFAMKPLSPDREFFSAVLNLHENNFDDAEKHIFNARDLLVTEISALINESYNRAYNVVVRTQLITELEEIISYKKLPPNSEKRTVLRETWNKRLLGCQKNVDIWQRVLKVRSLVVKPKQDMQIWIKFANLCRKSGKLNLAEKALNSLLDDTSDGLPVMPAKAPPPVVYAQLKYLWANGSQQEALRYLIGFTSKMAHDLGLDPSNMIAQNLTQSSSLLVANVEEYTKLLARCFLKQGEWRVALQPEWRAENPDAILGSYLLATHFDSKWYKAWHNWALANFDVISSLTAVKKPENESNELLQKNMELNGTGLIGTDNLNKDSTMFSTELIQRHVVPAIKGFFHSISLSSTSSLQDTLRLLTLWFTFGGQDEAADAMQAGFRLIKIDNWLEVLPQLISRIHQPNETVSRSLLSLLSDLGKAHPQVMVNPLIVAIKSESVSRQKAALSIIEKMKLHSTKLVIQAELVSDELIRVAVLWYELWYEGLEDASRQFFGEHNTEKMFATLEPLHELLKREPETIRELSFQNMFSRDLNDAYEWVLNYKRSKDTSNLNQAWDIYYNVFRRISRQLPQLQTLDLQHVSPKLLLAKDLEMAVPGTYVIGKPIISISYFDPIFTVISSKQRPRKFSVRGNDGKDYQYVLKGHEDLRQDSLVMQLFGLVNTLLGHDAECFKRHLDIQKYPAIPLSPKSGILGWVPYSDTFHVLIRDHRDANKVPLNIEHWVMLQMAPDYDSLTLLEKIEVFQYAMDNTKGQDLAQVLWLKSKSSEAWLDRRTVFTRSLAVMSMVGYILGLGDRHPSNLMLDRITGKVIHIDFGDCFEAAILREKFPEKVPFRLTRMLIKAMEVSGIEGSFRIVCENVMRVLRDNKESLIAILEAFAFDPLIHWGFDLPTEKIIEETGIQLPLINPSELLRKGAITVAEAGKLESEQQAEIRNARALLVLRRITDKLTGNDISRFKGLEVADQVDKLLQQAMSIENLCQHYVGWCPFW, encoded by the coding sequence atGACCGCGATAGTGAAATATCACTGGGTAACCAGCATTCGACCGCTTCTTTATCAACGTGGTGCGCGGTACTTGGAAGCAAATTGCTGTATCCACTGCCTTGTGTGCGGTTTTTGGTTGTGGCAATCAAGAATTGGAGAAAGAGGGACAGGAAACTGTCGAGATATGGAGTACAGTGGACAATTATTGAATGGAGAGGATGCCGTGGGGAGCATGTCGAGGGTGGTACCCCTCAACTTGGTACAGAGTGGAATTGTGTCGCAGTCCGGTGCACTGGCAGCCTCTGTGAGGGAACACGGGGCTCGTGACTCGCAACAGACGTTTCTGGGGCTCACCGCGCAGCCGGATCTGCTGGGTACAGACCCGAACGCGACATTGTCCATGCTGGATTCGATAATGGCGAAGTTAAAGAGTCCACACACGGAGGAGAGACTTGTGGCGGTTAAATACCTGGAAACCTCCATTGTTTTGCTCGCCCGGGAGTCGTCCGCGGAGGACTTTCAGCAGGTTGAGTCCTTCATCAACAATAGGGTCGTTTCCATGATCAAGGGGAGCTCCTCAAACGAGCGGATAGGCGGGATACTTGCCGTGAACGCTCTGATCAGGTTTTACTCAGATATCGAAGAGCTCCCACGAAACGCAATGAAGTTGACAAATGCGCTGCGGGCGTTGATCCCTTCAAGCGATATAGAGGTGATGAGACTCGCAGCGGATACAATGTGGAAATTGGCACTCCCGGGGAATCCTCTGATGTCAGATTTCGTTGAAATGGAGATCAAGAACTGCACAGAGTGGCTAACCACGTCGCCGGAAAATACCATATTCAACTCAAAACAGGAAAACAAGAAGCATGCGGCCATATTGCTGATCGGAGCTTTGGCTGCAAACTCGCCGTACACAGTTGCCCCATATGTGACCACCATACTGGATAATATATGGCGAGCGTTGCGGGATAGTAGAGCCGTGCTAAGAGCTGACGCTGCGAAAACCGTGGAGAATTGCCTTCTGATTGTTAAGAGGAGAGACAGAGTCTTATTGACCCAATGGATCGAAAGGCTTCTTGACTCGTGTTCTCACGAGCTCACATTGCACACTACGGAATCGATACATTCTTCATTATTGATATACAAAGTTGCCCTAAGAATCGGGGACCAGTGCTTAGCCCAATATTACGACGCAATATTCCAGGCTTCTTGGAATTTCAGAGACATTAAAACAGACTTAATCAGAGAGGAAACGTACAATATACTGCCCATGCTCGCACTGAACGACGTGTCCCAGTTCTCTGCCAACTATTTGGATCAGACAATGCTTagcttgttgaaaaaattaCAGAACCCGGCGATAAGCGCGTTGAATAAAAAGGATTTACCTCTAATCTTCAAATGCATAGGGGATATAGCTGCCGTAGTCGGTATCGCGATTGACCCGTATATCGTTGCCATTCTAGATGCTATTAGAGCTGCATTGAATATGAAATATAAAAACCGCATGAACTTTGAAAGGGAAACTTTCTATTGCATTGCCAATCTTGCCATCGCCTCTGGAAGTATGATGGCTCGCCAAATTGATGATAGCCTATTGGATAGTATGTTGAATTGCCCATTGTCTGATTATATGCAAAGATCTCTCGAGACGATTAATGAAAAAATTCCCGAATTGGAGCCCATAATCAGTAGTAGACTACTGGATCTCATATCATGCACATTATCAGGGAATAAATTTTGCCTGCCGGGGTCTCCCTCAGGCTTGAAACTATTCTCCGCAAAAACTGCCCGTATATGGAGGAACGAGAATGACCTGCGCcagaaaggaaaaattAATGACGATGCAAATGATACCAAGATCGTTATCCAGGCCCTTTGCATGCTACAAACAATAAACTACAAGTATCCAATGACTGAATTTGTGAGAGGCACAATAATATCATACATAGAACACAATGACCCCCGTGTTCGCGAGCTGGCAGCGGTAACATCCTGTGACCTGTTTGTAAGAGACGATATATGTCGACAAACATCTGCCAACTCATTAAACGCTGTATCAGAGGTTCTCTCAAAACTTTTGACTGTGGCCATTACAGATATGGTTCCAGAAATTAGGCTTCAGATTGTAAGACATATGAACCCTTGTTTTGATGTACAACTAGTTCAGCCGGAAAACATACGGCTGTTGTTTGCACTTCTAAATGATGAGGTATTTGCGATCAGGGTGGAAGTGTTGAGAGTAATTGGTAGACTTACTTCTGTCAATCCGGCTTATGTTGTACCGTCCCTGAGAAAAGCTCTGCTACAACTACTCACCGAACTGAAATATGTGAAGATACCACGGAAAAATGAAGAATGCCTAACAATGCTTTACACATTAATCAGCTCTACTAAGGAAATTACCAAACCATATATTGACCCAATCCTAACTATCCTGATACTGAAAATGCAAGATATTTCATCGTCTGTTTCCGCTACGGCGTTGAAGGCCGTCGGTGAACTGTCAATAGTTGGTGCTAAAGATATGCTCGGTTATTTGAAAGAGCTGATGCCCCTGATAATCAATGCCTTGAGAGATCAGTCGAACTCCTATAAGCGGAATGCCGCATTAAAAGCTTTTGGACAGCTTTCGTCATCTTCAGGATATGTCATTGATCCGTTTCTTGACTTTCCAGAAATCCTAACTGTTCTGATTAATATCCTGAAATCAGAAGCCACCCAAAACGTCAAAAGGGAAACTGTTAGGCTCATTGGAACACTGGGGGCATTAGACCCCTACAAACACAgggaagttgaagaaacatCAAAGAATAGCATGGCGTTGGAACAAAACACGCCCTCAATAGATATTGCGCTGTTGATGCAAAACGTATCGCCTTCTAACGACGAATACTACCCCACGGTCGTAATAACGATccttttgaagatattgaaaGACAATTCCTTGATATCACACCATACTGCAGTGATTCAGGCAATTGTTCAGATTTTCCAGACGTTAAAACTGCGCTGTGTTACATTTTTAGGACAAATCATACCCGCAATGATAGAGGTGATGAATTCCTGCTCCTATTCTCTCCTTgatttttattttcagcAGATGGGCGTTTTGATATCGATCGTTAAGCAACATATACGGCCACACGCAGATGAAATACTGACCGTCATACAAAAGTACCTAGAAACGCCGAAATTACAGCTGACTATAATAACCGTTATTGAAACGTTATGCAGCGCCCTGAAGATGGAGTTTAGAAAGTACATCCCTACGACACTAACCCAGTTTTTAAACATTCTGGAAGGCGATAAAACTCCAGACAAAACTGCATCCATCGCCATTTTACATTGCTTGTTGACTTTTGATGACAATCTAGAGGAATATACATACCTGATTGTTCCAACGATAATCAAATTGGCAGAATTTTCAACTACCTCTTTGAAACGCACTGCTATTATAACGCTGGGTAAGTTAACACGCAGCATCAGCCTTTCAGACATGTCATCAAGGATTGTTCATACCTCTGTTCGTTCGTTAGACACCCGTGACCCGGAGACAATTCGCTTAACCATGAATACATTAATTTTGCTCTTACTTCAGCTCAACGAAGAGTTTACTGTTTTTATTCCTGTTGTCAACAAGGCCTTGATAAAGAACAACATTAAACACTCAGTCTACGACGAGCTGGTTCACAAGACTTTGAATAAGGAACCGCTTCCACCTGCTGTAGTTCTTGAtcaagattttgaaaagagttCTCAAGAGAACAATGAGGTTGAACAAGAGCCGAAGAAACTACAAATTAATCagtctctgttgaaaagCACCTGGGATTGCACTCAACAGAGAACTAAAGAGGATTGGCAGGAATGGCTGAGAAGACTCTCCATCCAGCTTCTAAAGGAGTCTCCATCGCATTCATTAAGGGCTTGCGCCGGCTTGGCAGGTGTATACCCTCCATTAGCAAAGGAATTGATCAATGCCGCCTTTGCAAGTATATGGAATGAGCTGTTCACGCAGTATCAAGAGGACCTAATCCAATCGCTATGCTTGGCGCTATCGTCGCCCCAAAACCCGCCTGAGATCCACCAAACTCTATTAAACCTTGTAGAGTTTATGGAACATGATGATAAACCATTGCCTATACCATCACAAAAACTGGGGCAATATGCAGAGATGTGCCATGCTTATGCTAAGGCTCTacatttcaaagaggtAAAGTTCGTGCAAGAACCTATTGATAATGCAATTGTGGAATCGTTGATCAGTATTAACAACCAAATATATCAGAACGATGCCGCTGTTGGTATCCTGAAATTTGCACAAAAACACCATAATTTGCAATTACAAGAAACCTGGTACGAGAAGCTTCAACGTTGGGATGACGCCTTACAGGCGTACACCAAACGTGCCGAGGCAGGCGAAACCTCAACGGAAGTCGTTATAGGCCACATGAGGTCGCTCCACGCTCTGAGCGACTGGGACAACCTTTCGAAAGTGGCGTTAGACAAATGGGATATGGCCGATTCTACCATGCAGAAATCAATTGCCCCATTAGCTGCTGGGGCTGCGTGGAGTCTTGGCGACTGGAATAACATCAAGAAGTACATTTTTGCCATGAAACCTTTATCACCGGACAGAGAGTTTTTCAGTGCTGTTTTGAATCTCCACGAGAATAACTTTGATGATGCAGAGAAGCATATTTTCAATGCGAGGGATTTACTTGTTACAGAAATTTCGGCACTAATTAACGAAAGTTACAATCGTGCGTACAACGTGGTTGTCAGAACACAGCTTATAACGGAACTCGAAGAAATAATATCATACAAGAAACTGCCACCGAATTCGGAGAAGAGAACTGTTTTGAGGGAAACTTGGAACAAGAGGCTTTTAGGttgtcaaaaaaatgttgatATATGGCAGAGAGTTCTTAAAGTGAGATCCCTTGTAGTTAAACCGAAGCAAGATATGCAGATATGGATCAAATTTGCCAACCTATGCCGCAAATCTGGGAAATTGAATTTAGCAGAAAAAGCCCTAAACAGTTTGCTTGATGACACCTCAGACGGTTTGCCAGTAATGCCAGCAAAAGCTCCTCCACCGGTGGTGTATGCACAATTGAAATATTTATGGGCAAATGGTTCACAACAAGAAGCTTTGCGTTACCTAATTGGGTTCACCTCTAAAATGGCCCATGATTTAGGCTTGGATCCTAGTAACATGATTGCCCAAAATCTCACCCAAAGCTCATCTTTGCTCGTCGCAAACGTTGAAGAGTATACCAAATTGCTAGCACGCTGTTTTCTAAAGCAAGGTGAATGGAGGGTAGCTCTGCAACCGGAATGGAGAGCTGAAAATCCGGATGCTATTCTGGGCTCTTACCTACTTGCAACACACTTTGACAGCAAATGGTACAAAGCTTGGCACAATTGGGCGCTAGCCAATTTTGATGTTATTTCATCATTAACGGCGGTCAAAAAAccagaaaatgaaagcAACGAACTGTTACAGAAAAATATGGAGCTTAACGGAACTGGTTTAATAGGAACAGACAATTTGAATAAAGACAGCACAATGTTTTCAACAGAGCTAATCCAGCGACATGTTGTTCCGGCCATTAAAGGTTTTTTCCATTCCATCTCCTTATCATCGACCAGCTCTTTACAAGACACTTTGAGGTTACTGACCCTTTGGTTTACCTTCGGGGGCCAGGACGAAGCGGCAGACGCAATGCAAGCTGGATTTCGACTTATCAAGATCGACAATTGGCTCGAAGTTCTTCCTCAACTAATCTCTCGTATCCATCAACCAAACGAAACGGTGAGCAGGTCTTTGTTATCGTTGCTATCAGATTTGGGCAAAGCCCACCCTCAAGTGATGGTGAATCCACTGATTGTTGCAATTAAGTCGGAGTCCGTTTCTAGACAAAAGGCGGCTTTGTCGATCATTGAAAAGATGAAGTTACACAGTACAAAGCTTGTAATACAGGCTGAACTTGTCAGCGACGAATTGATCCGTGTTGCTGTATTGTGGTATGAACTGTGGTATGAAGGGCTAGAGGATGCGAGCCGCCAGTTTTTCGGTGAGCACAATACTGAGAAAATGTTTGCGACTTTGGAACCACTGCACGAACTGCTGAAGCGCGAGCCAGAAACAATCCGGGAACTGTCCTTTCAAAACATGTTTTCAAGGGATTTGAATGATGCTTACGAATGGGTCCTGAACTACAAGAGGTCCAAGGATACTAGTAACTTGAACCAGGCTTGGGATATTTACTATAACGTGTTTCGTCGGATCAGCAGGCAATTGCCCCAGTTACAGACGTTAGACCTACAACATGTTTCTCCGAAGTTGTTGCTAGCTAAGGATCTAGAGATGGCCGTCCCAGGGACATACGTCATCGGAAAGCCTATTATCAGCATATCGTATTTCGACCCTATATTTACAGTTATCTCCTCGAAGCAGAGACCAAGGAAATTTTCTGTGAGGGGGAACGACGGGAAGGACTACCAATACGTACTAAAGGGTCACGAAGATTTACGGCAAGACAGTCTGGTGATGCAGTTGTTTGGACTAGTAAATACCTTACTGGGCCACGATGCAGAATGTTTCAAGAGACATTTGGACATTCAGAAGTATCCTGCGATTCCACTGTCTCCGAAATCAGGTATACTGGGATGGGTTCCCTACAGTGACACATTCCACGTTTTGATCAGAGACCACAGGGATGCGAACAAGGTGCCCCTGAATATTGAACACTGGGTTATGTTACAAATGGCTCCTGACTACGATAGTTTGACGTTGCTAGAAAAGATTGAGGTGTTCCAGTATGCGATGGATAACACAAAAGGACAAGATTTGGCTCAGGTTCTGTGGCTGAAGAGCAAATCGTCTGAAGCATGGTTGGACAGGAGAACTGTTTTCACAAGATCGTTGGCTGTCATGTCGATGGTCGGATACATTTTGGGTCTTGGGGATCGTCATCCGAGCAATTTGATGCTTGACAGAATCACCGGAAAGGTCATCCATATTGATTTTGGGGACTGTTTTGAGGCGGCGATTCTACGGGAGAAGTTCCCCGAGAAGGTGCCCTTCAGATTGACCCGGATGCTGATCAAGGCGATGGAGGTGAGTGGAATCGAGGGTAGTTTCCGTATCGTTTGCGAGAATGTGATGCGTGTGCTGCGTGACAACAAGGAGTCGCTGATAGCAATCCTAGAGGCGTTTGCCTTTGATCCCTTGATCCACTGGGGGTTTGACTTACCGACTGAAAAGATAATCGAGGAGACCGGGATCCAGTTGCCCCTGATTAATCCAAGCGAATTGCTGCGGAAGGGTGCGATTACGGTAGCGGAGGCTGGTAAACTAGAGAGCGAGCAGCAGGCCGAAATCAGAAACGCAAGAGCTTTGCTGGTGCTCAGGAGAATCACTGATAAGCTAACCGGTAACGATATTTCCAGGTTCAAAGGGTTAGAGGTTGCCGACCAGGTAGAcaagctgttgcaacaggCGATGTCGATAGAAAACCTGTGCCAACATTACGTTGGATGGTGTCCCTTCTGGTGA
- the ARP3 gene encoding actin-related protein 3 (similar to Saccharomyces cerevisiae ARP3 (YJR065C); ancestral locus Anc_1.514) gives MSYLNNPAVVMDNGTGLTKLGFAGNDSPSWIFPTAIATSQGTATGSNKNKAQATGGSNAGGSNPYFGNSTSATSFNNLSSQMLMSNNLAGKRGTEDLDFYIGNEALIASQGASYSLSYPIRHGQVENWDHMERFWENSIFKYLRTEPEDHFFLLTEPPLNPPENREQIAEIFFESFNCAGLYIAVQAVLALAASWTSSKVVDRSLTGTVIDSGDGVTHVIPVAEGYVIGSAIKNIPIAGRDITQFIQTLLRERGEADTSLRTAERIKQEYCYVCPDIVKEFNKFDRDPEKFAQYVVENQEKTQKKVVDVGYERFLAPEIFFNPEIASSDFLTPLPTIVDQTIQACPIDVRKGLYNNIVLSGGSTMFKDFGRRLQRDLKSIVNNRIAQNELLSGTKSTGVDVSVISHRKQRNAVWFGGSLLAQTAEFKSYCHTKKDYEEYGPEIVRNFSLFNMV, from the coding sequence ATGTCTTACTTAAATAACCCAGCCGTTGTGATGGACAACGGTACCGGGCTGACCAAGTTGGGTTTTGCAGGCAATGACTCGCCCTCTTGGATTTTCCCAACGGCGATTGCGACGTCGCAAGGTACAGCTACTGGCtcgaacaagaacaaggcGCAGGCTACTGGCGGGTCCAACGCCGGTGGTAGCAACCCGTACTTCGGGAACTCGACGTCGGCGACCTCTTTCAACAACCTTAGCTCGCAGATGCTTATGTCCAACAACTTGGCAGGGAAAAGAGGTACCGAGGATCTCGATTTCTATATCGGTAATGAAGCTCTGATCGCCTCACAAGGTGCCTCCTACTCGCTAAGTTACCCAATCAGACACGGGCAGGTTGAAAACTGGGACCACATGGAGAGATTCTGGGAAAACTctatcttcaagtacttgagAACGGAGCCGGAGGACCACTTCTTCCTGCTGACCGAGCCACCACTGAACCCACCGGAAAACAGAGAGCAGATTGCTGAGATTTTCTTcgagtccttcaactgtGCAGGTCTTTACATCGCTGTCCAAGCTGTGCTTGCCCTTGCCGCCTCCTGGACGTCGTCCAAAGTCGTCGACCGGTCTCTAACAGGTACCGTCATCGACTCCGGTGACGGTGTCACGCACGTGATTCCTGTTGCTGAAGGGTACGTCATTGGTTCTGCGATCAAGAACATCCCAATCGCAGGGAGAGATATCACGCAGTTCATTCAGACTTTACTGAGAGAACGTGGTGAAGCTGACACGTCGCTGAGAACAGCGGAGCGTATTAAGCAGGAGTACTGTTACGTGTGTCCCGATATCGTTAAGgagttcaacaagtttgacAGGGACCCTGAGAAGTTCGCACAGTACGTTGTCGAGAATCAGGAGAagacgcaaaaaaaagtggtCGACGTCGGTTACGAAAGATTCCTGGCTCCAGaaatcttcttcaacccagAGATTGCCTCCTCCGACTTCTTGACACCATTACCTACTATAGTAGATCAAACAATCCAAGCATGCCCCATTGATGTCAGAAAAGGTCTTTACAACAACATCGTGCTATCTGGTGGCTCCACCATGTTTAAAGACTTTGGGCGCCGTTTGCAAAGAGATCTGAAGTCAATTGTCAATAACAGAATTGCTCAGAATGAACTGTTGAGCGGGACGAAATCCACTGGTGTTGATGTGTCAGTGATATCTCATAGAAAGCAAAGAAACGCCGTTTGGTTTGGTGGCTCCCTTCTGGCACAGACAGCCGAATTCAAAAGCTACTGTCATACGAAGAAAGATTATGAGGAATACGGTCCTGAAATAGTGAGAAACTTCAGTTTATTCAACATGGTGTAA
- the CCT5 gene encoding chaperonin-containing T-complex subunit CCT5 (similar to Saccharomyces cerevisiae CCT5 (YJR064W); ancestral locus Anc_1.513), whose translation MAQSMQMPDMSNAIMAQDEMGRPFVIVRDQGNKKREHGIEAKKSHVLAARSVASIIKTSLGPRGLDKILISPDGEITITNDGATILSQMELNNEIAKLLVQLSRAQDDEIGDGTTGVVVLASALLDQALELIDKGIHPIKIANGFDEAAKLCVAHLESTTDDVGNDETLFTQHLFKAARTSLGSKIVSKNHDKFAQMAVDAVTAVMDKDRKDVDFDLIKLQGRVGGSLLDSTLINGVILDKDFSHPQMPKMVLPKEGAKDVKLAILTCPFEPPKPKTKHKLDISTVEEYNRLQSYEQDKFKEMIDDVKKSGADVVICQWGFDDEANHLLLQNELPAVRWVGGQELEQIAISTNGRIVPRFGDLSADKLGSCSKIYEMEFGTTKDRMLVIEQDTGSKTVTCFIRGSNKMIVDEAQRALHDSLCVVRNLVRDSRVVYGGGAAEITMSLALSEEADKQSGLGQYAFNAFAAALDTIPMTLAENSGLDPIETLTNLKSKQINEKISTAGVDCLGKGTIDMKELFVVDPYIGKKQQILLATQLCRMILKIDNVIISGKDEY comes from the coding sequence ATGGCTCAATCTATGCAAATGCCGGATATGTCCAATGCCATCATGGCACAGGACGAGATGGGGAGACCCTTCGTCATCGTGAGGGACCAggggaacaagaagagggaACACGGCATTGAGGCGAAGAAATCGCATGTACTGGCTGCCAGGTCTGTTGCATCCATTATCAAGACGTCGCTGGGGCCTAGAGGGCTCGACAAGATTTTGATCTCTCCAGATGGGGAAATCACCATCACGAATGACGGGGCGACCATCCTGTCGCAgatggaattgaacaacgagATCGCTAAATTGCTAGTGCAATTGTCTAGGGCACAGGACGATGAGATTGGTGATGGTACCACTGGGGTTGTTGTGTTGGCGAGTGCCCTGCTGGACCAAGCATTGGAACTCATTGACAAGGGGATCCACCCGATCAAGATTGCCAACGGGTTCGACGAGGCAGCGAAACTGTGTGTCGCCCATTTGGAATCGACCACAGATGATGTCGGGAACGACGAAACGCTTTTCACGCAGCACTTGTTCAAAGCGGCGAGAACGTCCCTTGGGTCCAAGATCGTCTCGAAAAACCACGATAAGTTTGCACAGATGGCTGTTGACGCAGTCACCGCAGTTATGGATAAAGACAGGAAAGATGTCGATTTCGACCTTATCAAGTTACAAGGTCGTGTAGGTGGGTCCCTGCTTGACTCCACGTTGATCAACGGGGTTATCCTCGATAAGGATTTCTCGCACCCACAGATGCCTAAAATGGTGCTGCCAAAGGAGGGAGCCAAAGATGTCAAATTGGCCATTCTGACTTGCCCCTTCGAGCCTCCTAAACCAAAGACTAAACATAAATTGGATATCTCCACAGTGGAGGAGTACAACAGACTACAATCGTACGAACAggacaaattcaaagaaatgaTAGACGACGTCAAAAAATCCGGTGCAGATGTGGTCATATGTCAATGGGGGTTCGACGACGAGGCAAACCACCTGTTGCTGCAAAACGAACTGCCAGCGGTCAGATGGGTCGGTGGCCAAGAACTAGAACAGATTGCCATCTCGACTAACGGCCGTATCGTCCCCAGATTCGGAGACCTGTCAGCCGACAAACTGGGATCCTGTAGTAAGATATACGAAATGGAATTCGGTACCACGAAGGACAGAATGCTCGTTATAGAACAAGATACGGGCTCCAAAACGGTAACATGCTTCATCCGTGGGTCCAACAAGATGATAGTCGACGAGGCACAGCGTGCCCTGCACGATTCCCTATGTGTCGTCCGTAACCTGGTTAGGGACTCCCGTGTAGTGTATGGGGGTGGTGCCGCAGAGATAACAATGTCCTTGGCTTTGTCCGAAGAAGCGGACAAACAATCCGGGCTTGGCCAGTATGCGTTCAATGCCTTCGCAGCCGCGCTAGATACTATTCCCATGACTTTGGCAGAGAATTCTGGTCTTGATCCAATCGAAACTTTGACCAACTTGAAGAGTAAGCAGATCAACGAAAAGATATCCACCGCTGGGGTCGACTGTCTCGGTAAAGGTACTATTGACATGAAAGAACTGTTCGTAGTGGATCCATACATTGGCAAGAAACAACAGATCCTCTTGGCAACGCAGTTGTGCAGAATGATCTTAAAGATCGATAACGTCATCATAAGCGGGAAGGACGAATATTAG